ATTCCGCCCTGCTGGTCCAGGCCCTGGTGGAAAAGCGCCTGGACGTGGCCATCGTGCGCCCGGCGGAGGGATCGCCCCCCACCGTGGCCCACCACCTGCTCACGGAAGAAAATCTGGTAGCCGCCCTCCCCGCCGCCCATCCGGCGGCCCAGGAAGGGGGAGAAGCGGACACGGGCATTGCCCTGGCCAGCCTCAAGGACGATCCCTTCATCCTGACTCCCCGATCCATCGGCAGCAGTCTCCACGACACGGTACTGGCCAGCTGCCGGGCCGCCGGTTTCACCCCCACCCAGGGCCAGGCCGCGCCCCAGATCGCCTCCATGCTTTCCCTGGTATCCGCCGAACTGGGGGTGGCCCTGGTGCCCGAATCCATGCAGCAGTTAAAGGTCCACGGGGTGGTGTATCGCCCCATCGGCGGCGGGGTGCCGCCCCGGGTCAGCCTTTCCGTCGCCCATCTGGACAGCCAAACCCTGCCCCAGGCCCACAACTTCGTGGCCCTGGCCCAAAGCCTGGGGAACGGGGAAAAATCCGGGCAAAAATAAAGCCCCCGTCTCGGAAGAACCGGGGGCATCCCTTGAAGTAGGAGGGGGGCCGCTGGCGCCCCACGGGGAGTGGCGGAAATCCGGGTGATCCGGGTGATCCGGGTGATCCGGGTGATCCGGGTGATCCGGGTGATCCGGGTGATCCGGGTGATCCGGGTTGCGGGTTGCGGGTTGCGGGTTGCGGGTTGCGGGTTGCGGTCTGCGGTCTGCGGTCTGCGGTCTGCGGTAGTCTAAGGCTTCAGTACTCCCGACTCCGGCGGCCTCAGGGCTTTTTCGCCCCCTGGGCGACAAATTTTTCTACCTCCGCCTTGCCCGTGGGGGCAGGCCGGGCCGGGCGGGACTTGGCTGCCGCCAGGCCGGGGGGAGTGGCGGGGGCGGCAAAGCCGATGCCCGGCGTCTGGGAAGCGCTACCGCTTTGTTCCGGCAGCTGGACGAAAACCTCGTCCTCCTTGACCATGCCCAGTTCGTAGCGGGCCCGTTCCTCAATGGCGTCGTAGCCCTGCTTCAAATCCCGGACTTCCGCATCCAGCCCCGCATTCCGGGCTTCCAGCTTGTGATTGGCGTCCCGCTGCTGTTGCAGCTGGCGATCCACATCCCACACCCGCAGCCAGCCCCCTTTCCCCAGCCAGAGGGGGTATTGGAGCGCCACGATGAGGGCCACAAGGGCGGCGGTGAGCCAACGCATGGAAAATTTCCGGAAAAACGCAAAAAGGTTGAAAAATCAGGCCCGGATTATGGGCCTTTCCCCTGGGAAAGCATAGCCCGCCCATGGCGGGGACATACAAAAAAGCCGGGGCGGATAGGCCCCGGCTAGTCGGCAAGCGCCCGGTTTAAGCCTAACGGCCCAGGTTGTAGAAGGTGTCCTTACCCGGGTAGGAAGCGGTATCGCCCAGATCTTCCTCGATGCGCAGCAGTTGGTTGTACTTGGCGATCCGGTCGGAGCGGGAGAGGGAGCCGGTCTTGATCTGGCCAGCGTTGAGGCCCACGGCGATATCGGCGATGGTGGAATCTTCCGTTTCACCGGAGCGGTGGGAAATCACCGCGGTGTAACCGGCCCGCTTAGCCATTTCGATGGCGGCGAAGGTTTCGGACAGGGTACCGATCTGGTTCACCTTGATCAGAATGGCGTTGGCCACGCCCCGTTGAATGCCTTCCTTGAGGATCTTGGTGTTGGTGACGAACAGGTCGTCCCCCACGATCTGGACCTTGCCGCTCAGCCGGTCGGTGAGCAGCTTCCAGCCTTCCCAATCCCCTTCGGCCATGCCGTCTTCGATGGAGACGATGGGGAACTGGTCGGCCAGATTGGCCAGGTAGTCGGTCATCTGGGCGGAGGTCAGTTGCAGGCCTTCCCCAGCCAGGTGGTACTTGCCATCCTTGTAGAACTCGGAAGCGGCGCAGTCCAGGGCGATGAGCACGTCCTGACCGGGCACGTAACCGGCGTTTTCAATGGCTTGCAGCACCAGTTGCACGGCTTCCGCGTGGCTACCCAGGTTGGGGGCGAAACCGCCCTCATCCCCCACGGCGGTGGAGAACCCCTTCTTGTCCAGGAGCTTCTTCAGGGAATGGAACACTTCAGCGCCGCAGCGCAGAGCTTCCCGGAAGGAGCCTTGGCTCACCGGCATAATCATGAATTCCTGGAAATCCAGGCTGTTATTGGCGTGGGCGCCCCCGTTGATGATGTTCATCATGGGCACGGGCATTTGCATGGGGCCGGAACCGCCGAAGTAACGATAGAGGGGCAAACCGGCTTCTTCCGCCGCCGCCTTGGCCACGGCCATGGACACGGCCAGCATGGCATTGGCGCCCAGGCGGGACTTGTTTTCCGTGCCGTCCAGCTCGATCAGGGTCTTGTCGATGAAGGCTTGTTCCTGGGCATCCAGACCGATGATGGCTTCGGAAATTTCCGTATTGATATTTTCCACGGCCTGGAGCACACCCTTGCCCAGGTAACGGGAGCCGTCGCCGTCCCGCAGTTCAATGGCTTCGCGGGAACCGGTGGAAGCGCCGGAGGGAACGGCCGCCCGGCCCATGACGCCGGATTCCAACAGCACATCGGCTTCGACGGTGGGATTGCCGCGGGAATCCAGGATTTCGCGGGCGATGACATCAACGACAGAACTCATGATTCTCCCTTTGCTCTTTCAAAATTGACAAACCTTGCCCCGGGCCGGGGTCCAAACAGGGTTCCGGCTTCGGCCCGGGATGAATGGGATGGGCACCAAGGCCCCGGCCTAGGACAACTCCTCCAGGGGAGCGGACTTGATCAGCCGGTCCAGGGCCACCAGGGTGGTGAGCAGGCTTTCCATGCGCCCCAGGGGCCAGGCATTGGGCCCGTCGGACAGGGCCTGGGCCGGATTCGGATGGGTTTCCATAAAGATTCCCGCCACGCCGCTGGCCACCGCTGCCCGAGCCAGCACGGGTACGAATTCCCGTTGCCCGCCGCTCTTGTCCCCCTGACCGCCGGGCAACTGGACGCTATGGGTGGCGTCGAACACCACCGGGCAGCCCGTGTCCCGCATAATGGCCAGGGAACGCATGTCGGAAACTAGGTTGTTGTAACCGAAGGAGGCGCCCCGTTCGCAGACCATGATGGTGTCAGCCCCGCCATTGGCTTCCTTGGCCTTGGCCACCACGTTTTTCATGTCCCCGGGGGCGAGAAACTGGCCCTTCTTAATATTCACCGGCTTTCCGGAGGCCGCCACCGCATGGATGAAATCGGTCTGACGGCAAAGAAAGGCGGGGGTCTGCAACACATCCGCCACGGCGGCCACGGCAGGCACTTCCCCTTCCGTATGCACGTCGGTGAGTACGGGCACCCCGATCTGGCGTTTGACGCTTTCCAGGATTTTCAAGCCTGATTCCAGGCCCAGGCCCCGGAAGCTCTTGCCTGAGCTCCGGTTGGCCTTGTCGTAGGAGGCTTTGAAAATGTAGGGGATGCCCAGCCGGGCGCAGACTTCCTTTAACTGCCCGGCCACGTCCAGGCACAGCTGTTCCGACTCGGCGACACAGGGGCCAGCGATGAGGAACAGGGGCCGGTCCAGGCCGACGGGGAAGCCGCAGAGATTCATTTACCGGCGCCCTCGCGTTGATGCAGGGCGGCATTCACAAAGGCCTTGAACAGGGGATGGCCGGTGCGGGGGGAGGACGTGAATTCCGGGTGGAACTGGCAACCCACGAACCAGGGGTGCACTTCCCGGGGCAATTCCACCATTTCACAGAGATCCGTACCCGGGGCCCGACCCGCCACCTTGAGGCCTTTGGCTTCCAGTTGGGCCAGCAGGGTGTTATTCACTTCATAGCGATGCCGGTGCCGTTCCAGGATTTCCGGTTCCCCGTAAATTTCCCGGGCCAGGCTGCCCTCGCCCAGCAGGCAGCGTTGGCCGCCCAGGCGCATGGTGCCCCCCAGATCGGAATGCTCGTCCCGGTGTTCAATCTTGCCGGAAGCATCCTGCCATTCCGTAATCAGGCCGATCACCGGATAGGGGGTATGGGGTTCAAATTCCGTGGAGTGGGCGCCGTCCATGCCGGCCACGTCCCGGGCGAATTCCACCACCGCCATTTGCATCCCCAGGCAGATGCCCAGGTAGGGAATCTTGTTTTCCCGGGCGTAACGGATGGCGGCAATCTTGCCTTCCGTGCCCCGCTTACCGAAGCCGCCGGGCACCAGAATGGCGTCCATGCCCTGGAGACAGCCGATACCGTCTTTTTCCAGGTCTTCGGAATCGATGTAATGGATATTCACCTTGCAGCGGGTGTGAATGCCCGCGTGCTTCAAAGCCTCAATCAGGGACTTGTAGGATTCGGTGAGATCCACGTACTTGCCCACGAAGGCAATATCCACGTCGTGCTGGGGATGCTCCATGGCTTCCACCAGATGGTCCCACACGGACAGATCGGCGGAATGGGCCAGAATGCCCAGCTTGTGGCAGACAATCTCGTCCAGCATCTGATCGTGGAGCATGGCCGGAATCTTGTAGATGGAATCCGCGTCCAGCACCTCAATGACCCCTTCCAGGGGCACATTACAGAACAGGGCGATCTTGCGCTTTTCGTCCTCCGGAATAGGCCGATCGGCCCGGCACAGGAGGGCGTCGGGGAAAATACCGATTTCCCGCAGATCCTTCACCGAGTGCTGGGTGGGCTTGGTCTTCAGCTCCCCGGCAGTGGGAATGTAGGGCAACAGGGTCAGGTGCAGGAAGCAGGTGCCTTCCCGGCCTTCTTCAATGCCCATCTGGCGGATGGCTTCCAGGAACGGCAGGGATTCAATATCCCCCACCGTGCCCCCCACTTCCACGATGGCCACGTCCGCATCGCCGGCGCCTGCCTTAATGTGGGACTTGATCTCATCGGTGATGTGGGGAATGACCTGAACGGTCTTGCCCAGATATTCACCCCGGCGCTCTTTTTTCAGCACCGAGTCATAAATCTGACCGGTGGTGAAATTGTTGCGCTTGGACATCTTGGCGCTGGTAAAGCGCTCATAGTGACCCAGGTCCAGGTCAGTCTCCGCACCGTCTTCGGTGACGAACACTTCCCCATGCTGGAAGGGGCTCATGGTGCCCGGGTCGACGTTGATGTAGGGGTCTAGCTTGAGGTGGGTGACTTTGAGCCCGCGGGACTCGAGAATCGCACCCAGGGATGCGGCAGCAATGCCCTTACCAAGAGAGGACACCACGCCGCCGGTGACAAAAACGTATTTGGTCATGACGATCTAGCTGCGGGAAAGCCGAATTGTATCCGATAACCGCCCCCCGCTCCAAACCCTCCGGAGGGGCAAGCTGGGGGGCCGGGGCGGCGGGGGATGACAAGGGGGAAACCAAGAGGCAGCGGAGGAAAAATCGCCCACCGCCTCTCGGTCACCCCCCCGGAGCAAGGGCGCCTAACGGTGCCCTGGGCGGGGAAACGTTCAAGCTGTCCCCAGAAGCTGGGGGGAAAGCTGGGGATAAGTTGAGATTCCTGAACGGATTCAGGCGTATGACAAAACGCTTAAAAAATAAGCAAAGAAAGGCAATACAAGAGAATTCCTCAAGGACGGCCTAACCGCTTGGTCTGCTAACGGCTAGTAGCCAACCCACAAAACAAGAAATACAATGTCATCTGTTATTCTATGAATTTGCAACAGATTTAATCAGAAAACAAATCAACGAAAGACATTAATCTTCAAAAAATCATCAAAGCAGTTAATAACCCAAAAATTTTAGGCGGAGAACATCCACCTAAAAACATAGCCTCTTTCCGCCCCCGCACAAATATTAACTCGTCTATGGAGATACCATTTTGAGACACATTTTCGTATTATTAATGCTATCCATTTTTTGCGCCTACGCTAATGCAGACAGCAACGACAAGAAGGCACCGCAGAAAGTAATAATTGGGGTAAAAGACCAAAATGGTGCAGGCATCGGCTTGGAATTTCCTTCACCCCAAGAAGATGATTGGACAATAAAAGGTCATGGCTTAAGCGTGACTCTCAACAAAAAAAGCAATTCAGAAAATGAAAACCGTGAAATCGAAGCATATTTAATAAAACTTGACGCCCCCATTTCGCCTATCGCCAATTACATCGAAACCATCAAGCGGAATATCGTAGAAGGATACGCAGACAGCAAATATTTTAAGATCAATATATTGGAGATAGCGGAAGACCCCAAGGACAAGAGGTGCGTCAGAATACATCTTTTGCTGGAAGCCACTCAGCCTGACTCGGTAACGCAGCAAAAAAAATGGAGTGAGCAATATATACTCTCCTGCGGACTACTCAAGTACAAGGGACGGGGGTTCGAACTGCATTACTACCACCGGTATATTGACTCAAACAAAGACACGCAGTTTGGGGAAAAAGCAAAGAAAATAATGGACAGCGCCGTCATAATTGAGGACGATGGCAATTAAACACCACAATTACAAGCTGGCTGAGTCACACAACTCAGCCAGCAAATTCCGTAACTCGCCACGCACTCTCAATTTCTTAGTGCCACATATTTTCATGGATATGCCCCCATCCACAGATAGCTAGATGACAGGACTTCAACAATGACATTGTCATTTACGGCTATACATTCCCCCCTAAAAAAAGGTAATACGTATAACAACGAAGCAGATATATTAACGAAGGAAGCAAGTAGGCTCCCTTCCCCCAACTTATCGCCCTAAAGCAAGGCAACATAGCAGAAAATGCCAATCTCATTCATCCTGAATCAACTCCGCTATAAACAATGGGCAGACCGGCGGACGATTGGGGCTGTGGCCTTGATTGATCCGGTCCGATTCCCGGAGCAAATAGCCTTTGCCCGGCAGCAGTTGAACCACATGGTTCGGGTGGAAGAAGTTTTCCGGGCGCGGTTAATGGGTGACCCCGAACCCCACGCAACCTCCAACTCGGAAACGATCCCTTCCTTGGAAGATTTAAGAGAGCGATTGTCGGCTGCCAATGAATGGCTCCAGGACTATGCCCAGGCCTTATCTCCTGACCAGCTGGAAAAAAGCATCCACTTTCGCTTTCTCGACGGGGCCGGTGGCACCATGACCCGGGGAGAAGTGCTGTTCCATCTGATTAACCATGGCACCTACCACCGGGGAGCTATTGGCCGTGCCCTGGATCAGGCAGGCGGGCTGCGCCCCGCTGACACCTATACGGTTTATATCCATGGGGCGGAGCCGGAGCGGAGGGGGAACAACCCCTTGGAGTAGAAAGAAGCAAGGCCTTACCCCCTCCTCCCCTGCAACCCACGGCTCAACCCAGGAGCCCCCTCAAACGAGGCGTAGCTCACCCCCGCCACCCTACCCATTTCCAGGGAAAAGCTGGAGATAAATCCGAATTTCCCTTGCCCGTCAGGGTTATGACTTCACACTTGCAAGGTAGGCAAAATTGGGAAATGAAAGGAAATAACCGGCCAGGGGCGGTCCTAGAGGATGTTGTCCGAAAGCTGCCGTAGCACCTCTCGCATCTGCCTAGCATATTGGCTTGTTATACTGGCACTCAGAGAGCTAACTTACTGATAACACGCCCCTCCAACCAGTTAATCTAACGTCATAAATATCAATTGTTATACGGACCCATGCGTCCGTGTAAACATTGTTGGGCCTCGCAATGAAAGCTATCGCGCATCCATCCCCCGTCCCCACCGAAAGCACCATCAAAGAGCGCTTGCCTGGTGCGTATTTCTACGATTGCTACGCTATCGAGGTTCCGCGTTCTACACGAACGGCTCTTGGTCACTTTCTCACCGCTGTCGCGCATACGCCTCCGTGGGTTAATTCACTCATGGCCGTCCGTAACCAAGTCGTCCAACTCCTTGGGTTAAAGAACCTCGGCGGTCTCGGCGCATTCGATCCGTCTAAACCCGAATCGGCCTACCTGCCAGGAGATCGAGTTGGCATCTTCACTCTCATCGCCAACTCCGATAATGAAGTACTACTCGGTGATAGTGACAAACACCTTGATGTTGTTCTTTCGGCTTTCAAGCGTCCTGCCACTTCAAATGGCGCCCAATCGCTCGCGATAACCACCGTCGTCCATGTCCACAATCTCTTGGGGCGTATCTACATGCTTCCAGTCACTCCATTGCATAAGCTCATAGCCCCGGCGGTTCTTTCCCGCGTCCTCGCTTAACCCTGTGCGGATCAATTCGGCGGTCAACACGGGCGCTCCGCCAATAAGCCGGCGGAGCGCCGGTTACCTTGAACGTTAGCCGTTGCAAGCACATGACTACTTCCACTCCGACTGAATCTCTCCGAGCTGGCGTCGCAGTGTTGCTTCCGGTCCTTGCACCACATGGCTTCAAATTCAAAGAAGGTGCAACCGGTGCAAGTTCTGGTGGCACGTTCGCAAGTGGAAGATTCGAGCTCGAAGACCGTTTGCTTGAGTTTCACTTCCGTCACGCGTTGGGCCTAGTCAGCTACCGTATCGGCACCGCGGAGATTGATCACG
This sequence is a window from Azospira inquinata. Protein-coding genes within it:
- the eno gene encoding phosphopyruvate hydratase; translated protein: MSSVVDVIAREILDSRGNPTVEADVLLESGVMGRAAVPSGASTGSREAIELRDGDGSRYLGKGVLQAVENINTEISEAIIGLDAQEQAFIDKTLIELDGTENKSRLGANAMLAVSMAVAKAAAEEAGLPLYRYFGGSGPMQMPVPMMNIINGGAHANNSLDFQEFMIMPVSQGSFREALRCGAEVFHSLKKLLDKKGFSTAVGDEGGFAPNLGSHAEAVQLVLQAIENAGYVPGQDVLIALDCAASEFYKDGKYHLAGEGLQLTSAQMTDYLANLADQFPIVSIEDGMAEGDWEGWKLLTDRLSGKVQIVGDDLFVTNTKILKEGIQRGVANAILIKVNQIGTLSETFAAIEMAKRAGYTAVISHRSGETEDSTIADIAVGLNAGQIKTGSLSRSDRIAKYNQLLRIEEDLGDTASYPGKDTFYNLGR
- a CDS encoding DUF2867 domain-containing protein — its product is MKAIAHPSPVPTESTIKERLPGAYFYDCYAIEVPRSTRTALGHFLTAVAHTPPWVNSLMAVRNQVVQLLGLKNLGGLGAFDPSKPESAYLPGDRVGIFTLIANSDNEVLLGDSDKHLDVVLSAFKRPATSNGAQSLAITTVVHVHNLLGRIYMLPVTPLHKLIAPAVLSRVLA
- a CDS encoding CTP synthase, producing MTKYVFVTGGVVSSLGKGIAAASLGAILESRGLKVTHLKLDPYINVDPGTMSPFQHGEVFVTEDGAETDLDLGHYERFTSAKMSKRNNFTTGQIYDSVLKKERRGEYLGKTVQVIPHITDEIKSHIKAGAGDADVAIVEVGGTVGDIESLPFLEAIRQMGIEEGREGTCFLHLTLLPYIPTAGELKTKPTQHSVKDLREIGIFPDALLCRADRPIPEDEKRKIALFCNVPLEGVIEVLDADSIYKIPAMLHDQMLDEIVCHKLGILAHSADLSVWDHLVEAMEHPQHDVDIAFVGKYVDLTESYKSLIEALKHAGIHTRCKVNIHYIDSEDLEKDGIGCLQGMDAILVPGGFGKRGTEGKIAAIRYARENKIPYLGICLGMQMAVVEFARDVAGMDGAHSTEFEPHTPYPVIGLITEWQDASGKIEHRDEHSDLGGTMRLGGQRCLLGEGSLAREIYGEPEILERHRHRYEVNNTLLAQLEAKGLKVAGRAPGTDLCEMVELPREVHPWFVGCQFHPEFTSSPRTGHPLFKAFVNAALHQREGAGK
- a CDS encoding DinB family protein, with the protein product MPISFILNQLRYKQWADRRTIGAVALIDPVRFPEQIAFARQQLNHMVRVEEVFRARLMGDPEPHATSNSETIPSLEDLRERLSAANEWLQDYAQALSPDQLEKSIHFRFLDGAGGTMTRGEVLFHLINHGTYHRGAIGRALDQAGGLRPADTYTVYIHGAEPERRGNNPLE
- a CDS encoding LysR family transcriptional regulator; this translates as MELRHIRYFLAIAEEKNFTRAAARLGIGQPPLSQQIRDLEREVGTPLFHRVPHGAELTEAGRAFWEVVSRLPPQVAEAMHAAQRAARGETGALRLGFTGTAVLNPVVPACIREFRRHYPQVEIRLMETNSALLVQALVEKRLDVAIVRPAEGSPPTVAHHLLTEENLVAALPAAHPAAQEGGEADTGIALASLKDDPFILTPRSIGSSLHDTVLASCRAAGFTPTQGQAAPQIASMLSLVSAELGVALVPESMQQLKVHGVVYRPIGGGVPPRVSLSVAHLDSQTLPQAHNFVALAQSLGNGEKSGQK
- the kdsA gene encoding 3-deoxy-8-phosphooctulonate synthase, which gives rise to MNLCGFPVGLDRPLFLIAGPCVAESEQLCLDVAGQLKEVCARLGIPYIFKASYDKANRSSGKSFRGLGLESGLKILESVKRQIGVPVLTDVHTEGEVPAVAAVADVLQTPAFLCRQTDFIHAVAASGKPVNIKKGQFLAPGDMKNVVAKAKEANGGADTIMVCERGASFGYNNLVSDMRSLAIMRDTGCPVVFDATHSVQLPGGQGDKSGGQREFVPVLARAAVASGVAGIFMETHPNPAQALSDGPNAWPLGRMESLLTTLVALDRLIKSAPLEELS